In a genomic window of Temperatibacter marinus:
- a CDS encoding electron transfer flavoprotein subunit alpha/FixB family protein: MTALVIVEHDNCEVKDATLATVTAAKNFGDVHLLVAGSECGSVAEAAATIDGVSKVLVADDAAYAHSLASELANITLSVAGEYDAILAPATTTGKNFLPRVAASLDVAQISDIVSVESTDTFKRPIYAGNAIATVQSSDTKKVITVRATAFDKAAATGGSAEVVSVDATEGSGKSSYVGSELSESDRPELTSAKVIISGGRGMGSGENFSIIEAVADKLGAAVGASRAAVDAGFVPNDYQVGQTGKIVAPELYIAVGISGAIQHLAGMKDSKIIVAINKDEEAPIFQVADYGLVADLFEAVPELEKAL; this comes from the coding sequence ATGACTGCTCTTGTAATTGTAGAACATGATAATTGTGAAGTTAAAGATGCGACATTAGCGACAGTGACCGCCGCCAAAAATTTTGGGGATGTGCACTTACTTGTTGCTGGGTCGGAGTGTGGCTCTGTTGCTGAGGCTGCGGCGACCATAGACGGTGTTTCAAAAGTTCTGGTTGCTGATGATGCAGCTTATGCGCATTCTCTGGCATCTGAACTTGCCAATATTACCCTCTCAGTCGCAGGAGAGTATGACGCTATTCTTGCTCCGGCAACCACGACGGGTAAAAACTTTTTACCGCGTGTCGCTGCTTCTCTCGACGTGGCTCAAATTTCTGACATTGTTTCTGTTGAAAGCACAGATACTTTTAAACGTCCGATTTATGCTGGTAATGCGATTGCTACAGTGCAGTCATCAGACACGAAGAAAGTCATTACAGTACGTGCCACTGCTTTTGATAAAGCGGCTGCAACAGGCGGGTCTGCGGAAGTGGTATCAGTAGATGCAACTGAAGGATCTGGAAAATCAAGCTATGTGGGTAGCGAACTTTCTGAAAGTGATCGTCCAGAATTAACCTCTGCTAAGGTGATTATCTCCGGCGGTCGTGGCATGGGTTCTGGAGAAAATTTCTCTATCATTGAAGCTGTGGCAGACAAATTAGGCGCTGCTGTAGGAGCTTCTCGAGCGGCTGTAGACGCAGGCTTTGTCCCGAATGATTATCAGGTTGGCCAAACAGGGAAGATTGTTGCCCCAGAGCTGTATATTGCTGTGGGCATTTCCGGTGCAATTCAACATTTAGCAGGCATGAAAGACAGTAAAATTATTGTCGCCATCAATAAAGACGAAGAAGCACCAATTTTTCAGGTTGCTGATTATGGTCTTGTTGCGGACTTGTTTGAAGCTGTTCCTGAGCTTGAAAAAGCCCTTTAA
- a CDS encoding 3-hydroxybutyryl-CoA dehydrogenase, which yields MIKNIGIIGAGQMGNGIAHVCAQSGYSVILQDVSLDRAESGLAVIDKNMQRQLLKGKISETDLSEALARITPSGTPVDLADCDIVIEAATENEHVKVAIFEELCKHLKPEALIASNTSSISITRLASGTDRPGQFMGVHFMNPVPVMKLVELIPGIATDEAASQTFRTFVDSLGKTTSESEDFPAFIVNRILIPMINEAIYTLYEGVGSVEGIDSAMRLGANHPMGPLQLADFIGLDTCLSIMQVLHEGLSDTKYRPCPLLVKYVEAGWLGRKTGRGFYDYTSDVPTPTR from the coding sequence ATGATAAAAAACATAGGAATTATCGGCGCAGGACAGATGGGTAATGGTATTGCCCATGTTTGCGCACAGTCAGGCTATAGTGTCATTCTACAAGATGTTTCTCTAGACCGTGCTGAATCGGGCCTGGCTGTGATTGATAAAAATATGCAGCGTCAGCTGTTAAAGGGTAAAATTTCTGAGACAGATTTGTCCGAGGCGCTTGCTCGCATAACGCCTTCTGGAACGCCAGTAGATTTGGCTGATTGCGACATTGTTATTGAAGCTGCTACAGAGAATGAGCACGTAAAAGTGGCTATATTTGAAGAGCTTTGCAAGCATTTGAAGCCGGAAGCTTTGATCGCCTCAAATACGTCGTCAATTTCAATTACGCGCCTTGCCTCTGGGACTGATCGTCCTGGTCAGTTTATGGGGGTTCATTTTATGAATCCAGTGCCGGTTATGAAACTGGTGGAGCTTATTCCAGGCATTGCCACAGATGAGGCGGCCTCGCAAACATTTAGAACCTTTGTCGATAGCCTTGGAAAGACAACGTCAGAATCTGAAGATTTTCCTGCTTTTATCGTGAATCGCATTTTGATCCCAATGATTAATGAAGCCATCTATACTCTCTATGAGGGGGTCGGGAGTGTAGAAGGCATTGATAGTGCCATGCGCCTTGGGGCAAACCATCCAATGGGGCCACTTCAATTGGCAGATTTTATCGGCCTTGATACGTGTTTATCGATCATGCAAGTCCTGCATGAAGGACTGTCAGATACAAAATATCGTCCATGCCCCTTATTAGTAAAATATGTTGAAGCAGGATGGTTAGGACGAAAGACTGGGCGAGGATTTTATGATTATACTTCGGATGTGCCAACGCCTACACGGTAA
- a CDS encoding glutathione S-transferase — MTPFKIVIGNKNYSSWSFRGWLALEVLEVEFEEILLPLDTPEFFEKIKGLNPSGTVPAVWHGDTLVWDSLAIIDYLDKVFPDYGYWPTSPEAYAWARGMSAEMHSGLFGLRAHCPMNMREHFKGLSLADHVQKNVDRIEYLWTQALEKFSGAGPYLFGNKLTGADIMFAPVVSRFRTYDIKLNERCEAYRKAIESSDAYSKWYKAGIQESWIVDQDEIDRAVKILGAE, encoded by the coding sequence ATGACACCGTTTAAAATAGTGATAGGTAATAAAAACTATTCAAGCTGGAGTTTCCGTGGTTGGCTCGCGCTTGAAGTATTAGAGGTTGAATTTGAAGAGATATTACTTCCTCTCGATACACCTGAGTTTTTTGAGAAAATTAAAGGCCTTAACCCTTCCGGGACTGTTCCAGCTGTCTGGCATGGAGATACGCTTGTATGGGATAGTCTTGCGATTATTGATTATCTTGACAAAGTGTTCCCCGACTACGGCTATTGGCCAACGTCGCCTGAAGCCTATGCATGGGCGCGGGGCATGAGCGCAGAAATGCATTCCGGTTTATTTGGCTTAAGAGCGCACTGCCCAATGAATATGCGGGAGCATTTTAAAGGACTATCTCTTGCAGATCACGTGCAGAAAAATGTTGACCGCATTGAATATTTATGGACGCAAGCCTTAGAAAAATTTTCTGGCGCGGGTCCCTATCTCTTTGGGAACAAACTTACTGGCGCGGATATTATGTTTGCCCCTGTCGTGAGCCGTTTCCGTACCTACGATATAAAGCTGAATGAGCGCTGCGAGGCATACCGAAAAGCCATAGAATCTTCTGACGCCTATAGTAAATGGTATAAAGCCGGCATTCAAGAAAGCTGGATTGTAGATCAAGATGAAATTGATCGGGCAGTAAAAATTCTAGGCGCAGAATGA
- a CDS encoding TlpA family protein disulfide reductase, with the protein MTRQSLIVMSLILIIILGAAYNLLGTSSNTSYTKSEFEAFVSGEMKKLTFYEVPKPLPDHIIELEDGTPAKLSSLKGKVLFINLWASWCAPCKYEMHDVALLQQKLGGDRFEVVAINQDIGGLKRADRTLKEWKVNGLSLYADKRMNTATKMAEGKLPTSYVVDKTGMIIAEYIGPLDWASADALLLFTKLINA; encoded by the coding sequence ATGACACGTCAATCTCTTATTGTTATGTCACTTATCCTTATTATCATTCTTGGTGCAGCATATAACCTGCTGGGCACAAGCTCAAACACTTCTTATACAAAAAGTGAATTTGAGGCTTTTGTTTCAGGAGAGATGAAAAAATTGACATTTTATGAGGTACCGAAACCTCTGCCTGACCACATTATTGAACTCGAAGATGGTACCCCAGCTAAACTTTCTTCCCTGAAAGGTAAAGTGCTTTTCATCAATCTATGGGCCAGCTGGTGCGCCCCGTGCAAATATGAAATGCATGATGTCGCCCTCCTTCAACAAAAATTAGGCGGAGATCGCTTTGAAGTTGTCGCAATCAATCAAGACATTGGGGGGCTGAAAAGGGCAGACCGCACTCTCAAAGAATGGAAAGTGAACGGCCTTTCTCTCTATGCTGACAAGCGAATGAACACAGCCACAAAAATGGCCGAAGGAAAATTGCCAACCAGCTATGTGGTGGATAAAACAGGTATGATAATCGCTGAATACATCGGCCCCCTAGACTGGGCCAGTGCAGATGCACTCTTGCTGTTCACAAAATTGATCAATGCCTAA
- the argH gene encoding argininosuccinate lyase, with protein MSENKNSVAQEESKASSEDKQSNSMWGGRFKDGPSAIMQAINASIDFDKRLYAQDIRGSLAHAAMLESVGIISAEDLAAIQQGLAEIKQEIEEERFEFSAELEDIHMNIEARLKSKIGDAGARLHTARSRNDQVATDFKLWCRDSIDRMIVDVASLQSALVDQAENYADAVMPGFTHLQTAQPVTLGHHLMAYFEMLERDKGRLKDCRIRLNENPLGSAALAGTPFPIDREQTSSALGFDRPTRNSLDAVSDRDFALELLSVLSLSAVHLSRLADEIVLWASAQFKFIELSDRFSTGSSIMPQKRNPDAAELVRSKVGRITGQHTTLTLVMKGLPLAYSKDMQEDKVPVFTAVEDYELCIAAMTGMIRDLKANKGEMAKAAALGFSTATDLADWCVRELNMPFRNAHHVTGAIVALAEKQNKELKDLSLEEMQSVEPEIHTGIFDVLSIEASVGSRQAFGGTSPQNVKAAVAYARNHLL; from the coding sequence ATGAGTGAAAATAAAAATAGCGTAGCCCAAGAAGAAAGCAAGGCATCTTCTGAAGATAAGCAATCAAATAGCATGTGGGGCGGTCGTTTTAAAGATGGCCCGAGTGCGATTATGCAGGCCATCAACGCCTCAATTGATTTCGATAAACGGTTGTATGCCCAAGATATTCGGGGCTCTTTGGCCCATGCGGCTATGCTTGAATCGGTTGGTATCATTTCCGCAGAAGATCTTGCCGCTATCCAACAAGGGCTGGCTGAGATCAAGCAAGAAATTGAAGAGGAGCGCTTTGAGTTTTCCGCCGAGCTTGAGGATATTCACATGAATATTGAAGCTCGCTTAAAAAGTAAGATTGGTGATGCTGGGGCTCGCCTTCATACAGCACGGTCTAGAAATGACCAAGTGGCAACAGACTTTAAACTTTGGTGCAGAGATTCGATTGATCGCATGATTGTCGATGTTGCGAGCCTTCAGTCAGCGCTTGTTGATCAGGCTGAAAATTATGCTGATGCGGTCATGCCTGGATTCACACATTTACAAACAGCGCAGCCTGTCACACTTGGACATCACTTGATGGCGTATTTTGAAATGTTGGAACGCGATAAAGGGCGTTTGAAAGATTGCCGAATAAGGCTGAATGAAAACCCTTTAGGCTCGGCAGCTTTGGCAGGGACTCCTTTCCCCATAGACCGTGAACAAACTTCCTCTGCCTTAGGTTTTGATCGGCCAACACGAAATTCTTTGGACGCTGTTTCTGATCGTGATTTCGCCTTGGAACTTCTGTCTGTTCTGTCTCTGTCAGCGGTACATCTCTCAAGGCTGGCGGATGAAATTGTCTTATGGGCCTCAGCGCAGTTTAAATTCATTGAGCTTTCAGATCGTTTCTCGACAGGGTCGAGCATCATGCCACAGAAGAGAAACCCAGACGCAGCAGAGCTCGTACGATCAAAAGTCGGTCGGATCACTGGGCAGCACACAACACTGACACTGGTGATGAAAGGATTACCCCTAGCCTATAGTAAGGATATGCAAGAAGATAAAGTTCCTGTATTCACCGCCGTTGAAGATTACGAGCTGTGCATCGCTGCGATGACAGGGATGATTAGAGATCTGAAAGCCAACAAAGGGGAGATGGCAAAAGCTGCAGCACTCGGCTTCTCCACGGCAACGGACCTTGCGGATTGGTGCGTGCGAGAATTGAATATGCCTTTCAGAAATGCTCACCATGTCACAGGAGCGATTGTCGCTTTAGCAGAAAAACAGAATAAAGAATTAAAAGACTTATCCCTAGAAGAGATGCAATCAGTTGAACCGGAAATTCATACAGGTATATTTGATGTACTTTCCATTGAAGCGTCGGTTGGATCGCGGCAGGCTTTTGGCGGGACTTCCCCGCAAAATGTGAAGGCCGCAGTTGCTTATGCACGAAATCACCTGTTATAA
- the lptM gene encoding LPS translocon maturation chaperone LptM, translating into MKKMLTLSCVVLLALTVVACGKKGDLEAPERTSSFSQE; encoded by the coding sequence ATGAAGAAAATGTTGACTCTCTCTTGTGTTGTTTTGCTTGCTTTAACTGTGGTGGCTTGTGGCAAGAAAGGCGATTTAGAGGCACCAGAGAGAACATCGTCTTTTTCACAAGAATAA
- the lysA gene encoding diaminopimelate decarboxylase codes for MDYFFHKDGSMFAEDVDLHEIAREVGTPFYVYSQSTLERHLRVFDDAMTGLDRLICFAVKANSNVAVLKLLAKQGAGADVVSGGELKRALKAGIPGERIVFSGVGKKPYEMDAALKVGIKQFNVESEPELEVLNARAIKLGKVAPVALRINPDVDAKTHEKISTGKAENKFGISWLKARDVYEKMKEMDGIAPVGVDVHIGSQLTDLEPFRLAFTKVIEMVKDLREAGHDITQIDLGGGLGIPYGDSAEAPPLPSVYGQMVQDVVKEMMAEVDLEFIFEPGRLIAGNAGIMVSEVIYVKEGDGRKFVILDAAMNDLARPAMYDAYHNIDPVNLSEEAEEELVDFVGPVCESGDTFAKGRLIQPLEAGDLVAIKSAGAYGAVMSNSYNTRALVPEVLVRGDQFSIIRHRIEVDELIGQDQIPNWV; via the coding sequence ATGGATTATTTCTTTCACAAAGACGGCAGCATGTTTGCCGAAGATGTTGACTTGCACGAAATTGCGCGCGAGGTTGGCACACCTTTTTACGTGTATAGTCAATCGACCCTTGAACGTCATTTACGCGTTTTTGACGATGCAATGACAGGACTAGATCGATTGATTTGTTTTGCTGTCAAAGCCAATAGCAATGTGGCTGTCTTAAAACTATTGGCTAAGCAAGGGGCAGGGGCAGATGTTGTCTCTGGAGGTGAGCTAAAACGAGCTCTCAAAGCGGGTATACCTGGAGAGCGGATCGTTTTTTCTGGGGTCGGTAAAAAGCCTTATGAAATGGATGCTGCCCTGAAAGTTGGTATCAAACAATTTAACGTGGAAAGCGAACCAGAGCTTGAGGTATTGAATGCGCGAGCGATTAAATTAGGAAAAGTCGCTCCTGTAGCCCTCAGAATTAATCCCGATGTTGACGCCAAAACCCACGAAAAAATTTCCACAGGCAAAGCAGAGAACAAGTTTGGAATTTCTTGGCTAAAGGCCAGGGATGTCTATGAAAAAATGAAAGAGATGGATGGCATTGCCCCTGTTGGTGTTGACGTTCATATTGGGTCACAATTGACAGATTTAGAGCCCTTCCGTTTGGCCTTTACAAAAGTGATAGAAATGGTCAAAGACTTACGGGAAGCCGGTCATGATATCACTCAGATCGATCTGGGGGGAGGATTGGGGATCCCTTATGGCGATTCAGCCGAAGCGCCTCCGCTCCCGAGTGTCTACGGGCAGATGGTTCAAGATGTCGTCAAAGAGATGATGGCAGAAGTTGATTTGGAGTTTATTTTTGAGCCGGGCCGACTGATAGCCGGAAACGCAGGGATTATGGTGAGCGAGGTCATTTATGTCAAAGAAGGTGACGGCCGTAAGTTTGTCATTCTTGATGCAGCGATGAACGACCTTGCACGCCCTGCAATGTATGATGCCTACCATAATATTGATCCCGTGAATTTGTCTGAGGAAGCGGAAGAAGAGCTTGTTGATTTTGTGGGTCCTGTTTGTGAATCTGGGGACACATTTGCAAAAGGCCGTCTTATTCAACCCTTAGAAGCGGGTGACTTAGTTGCTATAAAATCTGCAGGTGCTTACGGTGCCGTAATGTCGAATAGTTATAACACTAGGGCATTGGTACCTGAGGTTCTGGTGAGAGGGGATCAATTCTCAATCATCCGCCACAGGATAGAAGTTGATGAGCTGATTGGACAAGATCAAATCCCAAATTGGGTTTGA
- a CDS encoding GGDEF domain-containing protein, with product MIEQNANYVSMAIILLILAGCTYISEREKAKFGTLRLLRITYVLMAIGWLISLRLSSDGIFIASTVLGALFVPYFAAYPFLRSGKPVPLIFVLLIFTLSTVSYSLIILNSLPMNYFYWTSAFYVTVGLGFGLYYTLQSSMGELKAHAALITMLLLTILIVDARAIIHYIAERGFTEYKPAYDYIWGPVYVGLALSVLGGFLEESIKTNRRLMTVDKVTGLLNREGFAAKIQKDIQGIQVNGMSVIRLQIGNYHRLADKVGYFPINKELRLFKNNLKVSMPHNAIMARLGGGDFIVLLPNIDLYFSKPATDEFLRLMKRAQKDTGGALQSDDDIAFAENNTIEPPYVIGGITLCNNAEEIDAAVVRAEGYLEEAKLTGSNLILTDKMI from the coding sequence GTGATTGAACAAAATGCAAACTATGTCAGCATGGCAATCATTTTGCTTATTTTAGCAGGCTGCACTTATATTAGCGAACGGGAAAAGGCAAAATTTGGCACCCTCAGATTATTGCGCATAACCTATGTTCTGATGGCGATAGGGTGGCTAATTTCCCTTCGATTATCCAGCGATGGCATTTTCATCGCCTCAACTGTTTTAGGGGCTTTATTTGTCCCCTATTTTGCAGCCTATCCCTTTTTAAGATCTGGCAAACCAGTGCCTTTAATCTTTGTTTTACTCATCTTTACCCTGTCGACAGTTTCCTACAGTTTGATTATCCTGAATAGTCTACCTATGAATTATTTTTATTGGACCTCTGCTTTCTATGTGACGGTTGGCCTAGGTTTTGGCCTTTATTATACGCTGCAGAGTTCAATGGGGGAATTAAAAGCACATGCAGCCTTAATTACCATGCTTCTCCTAACAATTTTGATTGTGGATGCACGAGCAATTATCCACTACATCGCGGAACGAGGGTTTACAGAATATAAACCTGCTTATGACTATATTTGGGGGCCTGTATATGTGGGGTTAGCCTTGAGTGTTTTAGGTGGTTTCCTAGAAGAGTCGATTAAAACCAATAGACGCTTGATGACAGTAGATAAAGTGACAGGCTTGTTGAATCGCGAAGGCTTTGCTGCGAAAATTCAAAAGGACATTCAAGGTATTCAAGTCAATGGTATGTCGGTTATCCGCCTTCAAATTGGAAATTATCACCGCCTTGCAGATAAGGTAGGCTATTTCCCCATCAACAAAGAGTTACGTCTTTTCAAGAATAATTTAAAAGTGTCTATGCCCCATAATGCGATAATGGCGCGCTTGGGGGGCGGTGACTTTATTGTCTTATTGCCCAACATTGATCTCTATTTTTCTAAGCCTGCAACAGATGAATTTCTTCGGCTGATGAAGAGGGCGCAAAAAGACACTGGCGGTGCTTTACAATCAGATGATGACATCGCCTTTGCCGAAAACAACACCATAGAGCCTCCCTATGTGATTGGCGGTATAACACTTTGCAATAATGCAGAGGAGATTGACGCTGCTGTTGTTCGTGCGGAAGGCTACCTGGAAGAGGCAAAACTAACAGGTAGCAATCTTATTTTAACCGACAAAATGATATAA
- the yghU gene encoding glutathione-dependent disulfide-bond oxidoreductase, protein MSDTPYTPPSVWTWDSESGGKFANINRPISGSTHEKDLPIGKHPLQLYSLATPNGVKVTVMLEELLEKGHSSADYDAWIVNIGEGDQFGSGFVAANPNSKIPALMDHSVSQKGPVRVFESASILLYLAEKFGEFLPKDSEKRAETINWVMWQMGSAPYLGGGFGHFYAYAPEKFEYPINRFSMEVKRQLDVLDKQLANNSYIAGEDYSIADMAIWPWYGVLVDGGLYEAAEFLSVHEYTHVKRWSEQIGNRPAVKRGRMVNRAWGDPSEQLLERHNASDFSLKTQDKAVQD, encoded by the coding sequence ATGAGTGATACCCCCTATACACCCCCTAGCGTTTGGACATGGGACAGCGAAAGCGGCGGAAAGTTTGCAAATATTAATCGTCCCATCTCGGGATCAACCCACGAAAAAGATTTACCCATTGGCAAACATCCCTTGCAGCTCTACTCGCTCGCCACGCCTAATGGTGTGAAAGTGACTGTCATGCTTGAAGAACTCTTAGAGAAAGGTCATTCAAGCGCAGACTATGACGCATGGATAGTAAATATTGGTGAGGGCGATCAATTTGGCAGTGGGTTTGTGGCTGCAAACCCGAATTCCAAAATTCCTGCCTTAATGGATCATAGTGTTTCACAGAAAGGACCTGTACGGGTTTTTGAGAGTGCTTCAATCCTGCTATATCTTGCTGAAAAGTTTGGTGAATTTTTACCTAAAGATTCAGAAAAGCGTGCTGAAACAATAAATTGGGTCATGTGGCAAATGGGCAGCGCTCCTTATTTGGGTGGCGGGTTTGGTCATTTTTATGCCTACGCGCCAGAAAAATTTGAATATCCGATTAATCGCTTTTCTATGGAAGTAAAACGCCAGTTAGACGTTCTTGATAAACAGTTGGCTAACAACAGCTATATCGCAGGCGAAGACTATTCTATTGCCGACATGGCGATCTGGCCTTGGTACGGCGTTCTTGTGGATGGAGGCCTCTATGAGGCTGCAGAATTTCTCTCAGTACACGAATATACCCATGTGAAACGATGGAGCGAGCAGATCGGAAACCGCCCGGCCGTAAAACGTGGTCGGATGGTCAATCGTGCATGGGGAGATCCAAGCGAGCAGCTCCTTGAACGCCATAATGCAAGCGATTTTTCTTTGAAAACACAAGACAAAGCTGTTCAAGATTAG
- the rimO gene encoding 30S ribosomal protein S12 methylthiotransferase RimO: MTHQTSKVGFVSLGCPKALVDSERILTKLRSEGYEIAADYNGADVVVVNTCGFIDSAKEESLSAIKEAMTENGRVIVTGCLGVEEDAIREVAPDVLAISGPHQYETVVNQVHEAAPRPHDPYMDLVPPQGVRLTPRHFSYVKISEGCNHSCKFCIIPSFRGKHKSRPVRAVLREAEKLVEAGCQELLIISQDTSAYGIDLKHAEETWTYKEGGTRTVRAHMTALAAALGELGVWVRLHYVYPYPHVDEVIPLMAEGKILPYLDIPFQHASPKVLKSMRRPANEQKVLSRIHKWREQVPELVIRSTFIVGFPGETEEDFQYLLDWLKEARLDHVGCFKYEPVEGATANELPDQVPEDIKEERWNRFMAVAQEISREKLQDRIGLEMAVIIDEVTEDGAIGRTYADAPEIDGNVIIPDGSFLSVGDMVFCLITEAQEYDLIGQLVMDSETSEEDEWDW, translated from the coding sequence ATGACACATCAAACATCGAAAGTTGGCTTTGTAAGCCTTGGGTGCCCTAAAGCGCTTGTGGATAGTGAACGCATTTTGACGAAACTCAGAAGCGAGGGCTATGAAATTGCTGCTGATTACAACGGTGCAGATGTTGTGGTTGTGAATACTTGCGGCTTTATTGATAGCGCTAAGGAAGAAAGCTTATCTGCGATTAAAGAAGCCATGACTGAAAATGGCCGCGTGATTGTCACAGGCTGTCTCGGTGTGGAAGAAGATGCCATCCGCGAAGTCGCCCCTGATGTCTTGGCCATTTCTGGGCCCCATCAATATGAAACGGTGGTCAATCAAGTTCATGAAGCAGCGCCGCGCCCACACGACCCCTATATGGACCTTGTGCCGCCGCAAGGGGTCCGTCTAACCCCCAGACATTTCAGCTATGTGAAAATTTCTGAAGGATGTAATCACAGTTGTAAATTCTGCATCATTCCAAGCTTTCGCGGGAAGCATAAAAGTCGGCCTGTCCGGGCCGTTTTGCGCGAAGCTGAGAAGCTGGTCGAAGCAGGATGTCAGGAATTACTGATCATCTCTCAGGATACCAGCGCATACGGCATCGACCTGAAGCATGCAGAAGAAACCTGGACTTATAAAGAAGGCGGCACCCGAACAGTGCGCGCCCATATGACCGCTCTTGCAGCGGCACTTGGAGAACTCGGTGTCTGGGTTAGGCTGCATTATGTCTATCCTTACCCTCATGTGGATGAGGTCATTCCTTTGATGGCCGAAGGGAAGATATTGCCCTATTTGGATATTCCCTTTCAGCATGCCAGTCCCAAAGTGCTCAAGTCTATGCGCCGACCAGCAAATGAACAGAAAGTCTTGTCCCGGATCCACAAATGGCGGGAACAAGTACCAGAACTCGTAATACGGTCAACTTTTATTGTGGGCTTCCCTGGGGAAACCGAAGAAGATTTCCAGTATCTCTTAGACTGGTTGAAGGAAGCACGCCTCGATCATGTGGGCTGCTTTAAATATGAGCCAGTTGAAGGCGCTACAGCCAACGAGCTCCCTGATCAAGTGCCAGAAGACATAAAAGAAGAACGATGGAATCGCTTTATGGCTGTGGCCCAGGAAATCAGCCGCGAGAAATTACAAGATCGTATTGGCTTAGAAATGGCGGTCATCATTGATGAAGTTACCGAAGATGGCGCTATCGGCCGCACTTATGCTGACGCCCCTGAAATTGATGGAAATGTTATCATTCCTGACGGCAGCTTCCTTTCTGTTGGTGACATGGTTTTCTGTCTGATTACCGAAGCCCAAGAGTATGATCTCATTGGCCAATTGGTCATGGATTCTGAGACTTCTGAAGAAGATGAGTGGGATTGGTAA
- a CDS encoding AraC family transcriptional regulator: MFMNWVRKQQYQQRMNRVVAYIERNLDSSFVLEDLCTVANFSKYHFHRQFSDYAGMTVFRLISRKRMKRAAYQLLFRKHLPITVIAFDAGFGSVEAFSKAFKREIGMSPSLFRKDKSQVANLDQLQPYLQESETEMNVEIVDFPEMRLAVLEHKGPPKMVMNSVQRFIEWRKGNHLPPSKSRTFNLMYDDPEITTPEKYRMDICAELTGILKPNDHGIVEKKIPACQCARLRHVGPWESLDESVRYLFREWLPKHNKDLMDFPLFLERVNLYPEAPQNELITDIYLPLKS, encoded by the coding sequence ATGTTTATGAACTGGGTGAGAAAGCAACAATATCAACAACGAATGAACAGGGTGGTGGCTTATATAGAGCGTAATCTTGACAGCTCGTTTGTCCTTGAGGATCTTTGTACCGTTGCGAACTTCTCCAAATATCACTTTCATCGGCAGTTTTCTGACTATGCCGGAATGACAGTATTTAGATTGATCTCTAGGAAGCGAATGAAACGAGCGGCTTATCAACTTTTATTTCGAAAGCATCTGCCTATTACAGTTATTGCCTTTGACGCGGGTTTTGGAAGTGTTGAGGCTTTTTCAAAAGCATTTAAGCGCGAAATCGGCATGTCCCCATCCCTGTTCAGAAAAGATAAAAGTCAGGTGGCAAACCTTGATCAACTCCAGCCTTATCTTCAAGAAAGTGAGACAGAAATGAATGTTGAAATAGTCGATTTCCCAGAAATGAGGTTGGCAGTATTAGAGCATAAAGGGCCTCCAAAGATGGTGATGAATTCGGTTCAGAGATTTATCGAGTGGCGCAAGGGTAACCACCTACCACCAAGTAAAAGTAGAACCTTCAATTTGATGTATGATGATCCTGAGATTACAACACCAGAGAAGTACCGCATGGATATTTGTGCAGAATTAACAGGCATTCTAAAGCCAAATGACCACGGGATTGTAGAAAAGAAAATCCCTGCTTGCCAGTGTGCGCGACTTAGACATGTAGGTCCGTGGGAGAGTTTAGATGAAAGTGTTCGATACTTGTTTAGAGAATGGCTTCCAAAGCACAACAAGGATCTCATGGATTTTCCACTTTTTTTAGAAAGGGTAAATCTTTATCCTGAAGCACCCCAAAATGAATTGATTACAGATATATACTTGCCTCTTAAATCCTGA